GAGAACCTGTAGCCCCTGCCCCAGAGCCTCCTCCTCTCCTTCCCCGACCTGACTCATGCGGGTACAAAACTCCTGTGGGCTCAAAGTAGGATCCTTAATTTGGAAACGCAGGATGTTTGTCTCAACAGCAGCCATTTCTACACCAAACAGGAAAGGGTTGTATTCCAGTAGAGCTGGCAGAGGAGAAAGATCACACAGTTCAGTTGGATGACAATGACAGCCAATAAAATACGAGAATTTATAAATACAGGACGTGAGCGACTCACCTAGAGCAAAGGCTTTGGCATTGCGGTGATCGTCCTCCAATCTTCCCACCATTTCTTGTAGAGAAACCTTGCCAGCAGCTGCAAGAACACCAACCTGTCTCATTCCCCCTCCCAGGGCTTTACGGCACCTTACCGCTCTGGATATAAAGTCCTGAGGTCCAGCGAGCATGCTACCTACTGGGGACCCCAAACCCTGTTTATCACACACAAACATAACTTACATcatttcatctctgcatttgaattttatatctttaatgattttttttaatctatgCGTTATGTTACCTTGGAAAGGCAGacgctgactgtgtgtgtgtgctgcagtaTAGTTGCCACAGGGACCCCCTGAGCCACAGCGGCGTTCATCACCCTGGCTCCATCCATGTGGACAGACAGACCATAATGATCTGCTACAGCACGAACCTTAGAGGAGTGGACACGAGTCAGTCAGATAGGATCAAAGTTGTACAGGATGCTGCAACTAATAAAACATAGAACACACACATCCTGCAGGAAGTGCAGAGGCAGCACGCGTCCTCCCTGAATGTTGTGTGTGTTCTCCACACATATGAGGCGCGAGCGTGGGTAATGTGGGTCTGGGTAACCGTGACGAATCTTTGACTCCAGCTGCTTCAAGTCAAATGTCCCATCTGACCGAGTGGTCACTGTGGTGGAGTGGACACCGGCCAGCTGTGTCAACACGGTAAAAGCACAGTGAGTtcctttaaactgtaaactgcagCAGGTGTAGATGCACGCTCACCTGAGCACTGCCTCCTTGCTCGTAGATGTGCAAGTGGGACAGATCGCCCACAATCACCTCGTCGCCTCGCTCCCTGCAGTGCACCATTACTGCAAAGTAAAATACAGACATCTTAGCAATCATCCACGTGGCAAAATGATGATGCTTGGCTGATGATGTACCTGCAATGAGGTTACCCATGGTTCCAGAGGGGACAAAGAGGGCAGCCTCCATCCCAAACATATCTGCTGCAATTTTCTGTAAGTCTGCAGAAATCAGATCAAATTAGAGATATAACAAGGTGTGCTGGGTCACGACACTGtgatgaagcttttttctgtgcagATTCTGGTTTTAACAGGGTAGACTGAAAATTTGTCCTTGTGTTTCATCTAAAGCTTAACTAGATGCATTTTTATTACTCAGTTAAGTAAGCTGTTAGAATCTACAAAAGTACAATAAAAGCTGAAATCTTCATTCATAACTGGATAATTATTCAATTGTTGACTCatttatttaaccctctcaggctcaaaataagttttgataaaaggacgaacaagttaaaaaatgctcatgaaatacgtatgtggagtaaccaggtaggaaggttttaactgttgcaaatctgcaacgcctgcctccagagggttaacgttGTTTCCAGCAATACCGGTACCTACCGTTCACCGTGGGGTCCTCCCCCATCACGTCGTCCCCCACCTCGGCCTCCGCCATGGCCTGGCGCATCGCCGGCCCGGGTTTGGTCACGGTGTCGCTGCGGAGGTCCACCACCCGGACGTGGGTCGCCCCGCTAGGGCCAGGGAACCTGGGTTTCCCGGTGTTGTAGTAGCCCCGAACGGCACACCGAACCAGCAGGGTAGCGGCATCATGTCGCCTAAAACACGGATTGCAGGAGGCGACGTCACCGTGGTTGAGTAAAAAATGAAGAACTCTGCAAGACAAAGTTCTTACATGCATGATGCTCCTGTTTCAATCACATCCATCACGGTAGGTGTTGGTGGGTGCTGAACTTTGGACCAGTGAGCTTGTAATCGATAATCATTGACTGCAAGGGAAACTAATGGATTACCTATCCAAACTAATAGCTACATTGACCATTAGATGGCGTTAAAACACAAAGCTAGCGATTTTACACAAAGCCAAATTTGTGGCAATTTATCAAGTTGTAACTAAATGATTATGGTACAGTTGCATATCTTAGGTATTCTATGATTCAGTTAAGCCATTTACGAAATAAGCTGCAGTTCAAATATGTGGTAAAGTACAAAGTCCCTATAACTTTTTAAACTTAATTCtaacaaaataacaaaataaagaaaataggTTAGAAGTAAGTTATTCTTTAATACCTGACATTATTAAATTGCCATACATCATAGTAAAATTCTTGTTATTCCAGATAAATGAAAAATACCTAACAGAAAATGAGGATAAAGTAAAAGGGTGATTGTAGGATTTATTATACAATCTAATACAAACTCAAACATGAACTCATGTGATCAGGTCAATATTTATGTTATGAAGTTTCATACATTTACAGATGTGGTGCCAAAATATTAGATGAAAAAATAATTATGTGACATATTAAAATAAACAGCAGTTTTTAAGTAACACAAGCACGTTTCATTGTTGTATCAAAACTGTATATAGCAtactaaaatatatttaaatagatAATGTATTGATCACAAATGTTCATCAGATACACGATATATCAATGCATGTGGATACAATTGGCTGAaactagttttctccacagggtgcctGAGCTCTCCTTTAGAGAAAGGGTGAGTAGCTCGATCATCCCGGAGGGCCTCAGAGTTTTCTGAAGGAGTCCAACGAGGAAGAGacccaaagaaagacccaggacacgctggagggactgtgtttctCTGACGAGGAAACATCTTACCCTGGAGGAGGTGGCCCAAGTTGCtggggtgagggaagtctgggcgtccctGCTGCCCCATGACCCGACCCAGAATAATAGGAGGAAAATAGATGGACGGATCAACCACTGGAATATTTGATGATATATATCTTCAAAGAAAAACCAGTTTTAGCAACAAATATCCTGCAGGCTGTTTGAATTTCTGACATATTAAATATAATAAACttgtcaatgtttttttttttttttttgtaacagTTGTTTTATGAAGCTGGTGAATATTTATGGACACAAGCTTAAACCAGTATAAAATAACCTCCTCTTGaacaaaattacaaaataaaatccTTTTAGGCTTTatgggctgatttttattgacatTATAGTTCCTAATCACAGAATGCTGTCTAATGTGTCTGCAGTCAGGTTACTTTGCTATTTTATCCATTTCACGTCTCATGTCCCGTAaacgtatatatgtcgatggtgttgACACATATAGTGTTCGGCTAcaggcactcacacacacacacacacacacacacacacacacacacacacacacacacacacacacacacacacacacacacacacacacacacacacacacacagagcagaccAACAGTACCAGGTCTCTTTACTCTGACGGTTCTACGAGGCTTTCTCCAGGAACATACATATATAcgagagaggagctgcagctggtaGCTGTCTGTTCTCTACTGCAGATAAAAGAAGGAGGCTGATGAGAAACACACAACAGCGTGTGCACGTCGCACTCACCTGACGCTGTTCCTGGCTTAAACCATTACGTTTTCTCCTACCTGCAGCGTCACTCCACCCCGACACCACATACCTGAACGATGTTTACATCTGTACAAATACTTCCAATCACAACACGTCTTACAGGAAATACACTGGTATGTGAATGCCTTTGCTGGAATGAACACTCCATTTGAGGGAGAAAGATGCAAGTGATTACATGTCTGTTTCCCCTAATGCTCTAAAGTGATGTTTCCGGGATAACAGGTCACCTTTTgacttgacctttgaccttatggTGACTCCCAGGGCTGAATTTGACTGGTGTTCTCACtggagacagacacacacatgtgGAGCAATAACGCTATGAGCTCAGGTCCAAACTTAACCGGTTATATTTAGCATCTATTTTTATAGAAAATGATGACCCCTCTCCCCGTAAGTCTCTGGAATTGAGTCAACATTTGGAGGTGAGGGACTGTGGGAATTTTGCCACCATGGAGCGAGATAAGATATGAAGGGAATGCTTTGCTGCAAAAcaaccccctcccctccccttggCACCCTCTTCTGTGGAATAATAATGCTGCATTCATATTGCAGGCAcagcccacccccacacacacacacgcacacacacatatctcgCTCGCTGCATCCTCTCGCTGTCCGAGCCGATTTCCATCACTCGATAAGAGTCCCACTGTGCGTTATCAGGGCTGCCCCGTACTGTAGTTAAAGTTGATATTGGCATGGAGAGCCAGGTTTTATGATCCATAACAAGTTAAATCATTAAGTCATTAAAAGTCATTAGCAAACATCAGCATTGTAAATTGGCCACAGTTGGTCTCAAGAGGCCCACAAGAGCTGTGAAGAGGGAGAGATAAAGATgcatcagtaagtgaggcagggcAAACAATGGACGTGTGTGATGAGGCGGTGGGAGACGGGCGTCCCTGGGCAGGAGTCTTTTAGGGGTCACAGCTGGACTCTGCAGCCTCACAGTTATGTCTCAACTGGTCAAATCCTTTGGATGTGCTTCTCCCAGATGCCTCCCAGCATTCCTGGCCTGCGCGcgcgtggggtggggtggggggtgggggatatTGAATTAGAGAAAAAAAGGCAGAGACGGAGAAATGAAGGAGAGGGAGAAATATTGACTCCTTCTGGGAAGGAGAGAGACAGCAACGCCTTTCCAATAACCATAAACCCACTGGGCTGAAAATAGACGAGCCGAATGAATAAACGAATGTGTTCATCCCACATGAGCGCTTCTCTTTCACCAATGGAGGGGAATGGAGGTGACCCTCTCCTCCCTCCTCACCTCACTTTTTTCTCTCCTCTTTCGCCAAGGCCATCATTTCTTCAGCGTGACAAGGGGCATTAACTGGAACAAAACAGGTGTTTGTGGGAAACCTTCCCTGTGATGAGGtttttcacacaaacacactcctcTGTAAAGGTGTCGATGAGAGACGGGGAACATCTGCTTCACGTTTAACACAATCCTCCCTTTTGTGTCACCGGATGTGATTTACTCCACTATCCTTCCGAGGACAGAACCTTTCTTGGAAGTAACtgaccaaaaatcttaaactgagGACTTACCCCCTTCAGTGTAGAGCCCTGACCCCCAGCTGCCCCCTACTCTCTGAAGTGATGGCTGAAATCGGTCCCATTCTATTTAGATGACTGtaattattattaatttatttcGTGGAACGTTTGTTTTACTTATTTGAACCTAAATTTACTACCCTAAAATATATATTATACAACAGATATTTTTATTAGAAGGAATGATAGCAATACCTATTTTTCAAGTGTTTTATGTATATTTTGCAGGCTCCCCTTCCATAAAGATGTTTTCACATGAAATGAGTAGCCACTCTGCCTGAGTGTTTACACACACTTTGCCCCTCCTTtgcaccattcatccatccattcatcttgcaggagcagcagcctaaaagcagagaggcccagatttccctctcctctGCCGCTTGGGCCAACTCTTCTGGGGGGATCCTAAGGTGTtctctggccagccgagaaacaaaGTCCATCCAGTGTGTCATGGGTCTTTCCTTGGTTCTCTTCTGCCTGGTTGGACATGCATGGAAAACTTCTCCAGGGAGTCATCCTAACCAGACGccacctcaacttgctcctcttgatgtggaggagcagcagatcgactccaaacccctcccggatgaccgagcttttcaccctatctctaaaatcTAGTTTatccttctccgtctgcgtcggtgcagagacacgcaGCGCCGTTATTTGTCGTcacaagggctctccaacagccTCGCAAGGatagatggagtcaagctcacttTCCTAACTATCCCTCAAAAGCAGCAGAGAGCGGCTTCCTTtaactttgtcaacagcaccgttTGCACTGTCCTCTGCTGTCGTGGTGGAGAATTGCTTCTCAACACTGACACCAACGGAGAAGTTTAAAAGGAGAACCTCTCCATCAGAATGTGCGCATGTGAGTGCAAACTTACTGATGGGAAGGTATAAACTAggtttaagggagagcccagacaccctgtggagaatacTCTGTGTCTGCA
This Nothobranchius furzeri strain GRZ-AD chromosome 16, NfurGRZ-RIMD1, whole genome shotgun sequence DNA region includes the following protein-coding sequences:
- the tha1 gene encoding threonine aldolase 1 isoform X1, whose translation is MHVRTLSCRVLHFLLNHGDVASCNPCFRRHDAATLLVRCAVRGYYNTGKPRFPGPSGATHVRVVDLRSDTVTKPGPAMRQAMAEAEVGDDVMGEDPTVNDLQKIAADMFGMEAALFVPSGTMGNLIAVMVHCRERGDEVIVGDLSHLHIYEQGGSAQLAGVHSTTVTTRSDGTFDLKQLESKIRHGYPDPHYPRSRLICVENTHNIQGGRVLPLHFLQDVRAVADHYGLSVHMDGARVMNAAVAQGVPVATILQHTHTVSVCLSKGLGSPVGSMLAGPQDFISRAVRCRKALGGGMRQVGVLAAAGKVSLQEMVGRLEDDHRNAKAFALALLEYNPFLFGVEMAAVETNILRFQIKDPTLSPQEFCTRMSQVGEGEEEALGQGLQVLMYPHFENSIRAVWHLGISPEDTQLAIQKMQFVAFQHLNQKAGVH
- the tha1 gene encoding threonine aldolase 1 isoform X2 — encoded protein: MDVIETGASCMRHDAATLLVRCAVRGYYNTGKPRFPGPSGATHVRVVDLRSDTVTKPGPAMRQAMAEAEVGDDVMGEDPTVNDLQKIAADMFGMEAALFVPSGTMGNLIAVMVHCRERGDEVIVGDLSHLHIYEQGGSAQLAGVHSTTVTTRSDGTFDLKQLESKIRHGYPDPHYPRSRLICVENTHNIQGGRVLPLHFLQDVRAVADHYGLSVHMDGARVMNAAVAQGVPVATILQHTHTVSVCLSKGLGSPVGSMLAGPQDFISRAVRCRKALGGGMRQVGVLAAAGKVSLQEMVGRLEDDHRNAKAFALALLEYNPFLFGVEMAAVETNILRFQIKDPTLSPQEFCTRMSQVGEGEEEALGQGLQVLMYPHFENSIRAVWHLGISPEDTQLAIQKMQFVAFQHLNQKAGVH